A region from the Natronogracilivirga saccharolytica genome encodes:
- a CDS encoding DUF805 domain-containing protein, translating to MAWFLALIIQYYIHVLKRFADFNGRARRWEFWGFALSNFIVASMILILDHFAGTYDPDAATGFFSMIYAVIIFVPGLSVSVRRLHDVGYSGWMFLIGLIPIIGWIWILITYLKEGQSHSNKYGPNPKKYKQNNTQQTGQNSDNVPIRSSINQKQKQEFQCKRCKVRVSVDDSFCWNCGNDFRRATCIYCKSEVSRKSNFCSKCGKKITP from the coding sequence ATGGCGTGGTTCTTAGCTTTAATTATTCAATACTATATACACGTTCTCAAGCGGTTTGCAGATTTTAATGGAAGAGCGAGGCGTTGGGAGTTTTGGGGTTTTGCACTGTCTAATTTTATAGTTGCTTCAATGATATTGATTTTAGATCATTTTGCTGGTACTTATGATCCAGATGCTGCAACGGGGTTTTTTAGTATGATTTATGCAGTTATCATTTTTGTCCCCGGGTTATCAGTAAGTGTTAGACGTCTTCATGATGTTGGATATAGTGGATGGATGTTTTTAATTGGTCTCATTCCCATAATTGGCTGGATATGGATCTTAATTACATATTTAAAAGAAGGGCAGAGTCATTCAAATAAATACGGTCCAAATCCAAAAAAGTATAAACAGAATAACACGCAGCAAACTGGTCAAAATTCTGATAATGTGCCAATTAGGAGTTCTATTAATCAAAAACAGAAACAAGAGTTTCAATGTAAGAGATGCAAAGTAAGGGTTTCTGTAGATGACAGTTTTTGTTGGAACTGTGGAAATGACTTTAGAAGAGCAACTTGCATTTATTGCAAATCAGAGGTATCAAGAAAATCAAACTTTTGTTCTAAATGTGGGAAAAAAATAACCCCTTAG
- a CDS encoding ATP-binding protein, whose product MFQKAKRSSAKIKLAITGPSGSGKTYSALRLATGLAESGRIAVLDTENNSASLYADDFDFDVAPISPPFTNDKFVKAIYQAVELGYEVIILDSASHFWEGILEYKDALDKRGGNSFGNWADANKQYKAILDALLQSDVHLIACLRSKTEYVVEKNEKGKSVPRKIGLAPIMRDGVEYEFTTVFQLDAAHQAMADKDRTGLFTDKIFLITEQTGQNIAGWLGGGKGLVGPEKALLSEFEALGAQIYDDWEAKKAEFCRYISGGEHSDPGRLGEDDYRTLIDGMKRKQQTLAGSLNHEP is encoded by the coding sequence ATGTTTCAAAAAGCCAAACGAAGCAGCGCCAAAATCAAGCTGGCCATTACCGGGCCGAGCGGGTCGGGCAAGACCTACTCGGCGCTGAGGCTGGCCACCGGTCTGGCCGAAAGCGGCAGGATTGCCGTACTCGACACCGAAAACAACTCGGCGAGCCTGTATGCCGATGACTTCGATTTCGACGTCGCGCCCATCAGCCCGCCCTTCACCAACGACAAGTTCGTTAAAGCGATTTATCAGGCCGTGGAGCTGGGCTATGAGGTCATCATCCTGGATTCGGCTTCGCACTTTTGGGAAGGGATTCTGGAGTACAAGGACGCCCTGGACAAACGCGGCGGCAACTCGTTCGGCAACTGGGCTGATGCCAACAAACAGTACAAGGCCATCCTTGACGCGCTTCTGCAGTCCGATGTCCACCTGATTGCCTGTCTGCGCTCGAAGACCGAGTATGTGGTCGAGAAAAACGAGAAAGGCAAGTCGGTGCCCAGGAAAATCGGTCTGGCTCCCATCATGCGTGACGGGGTGGAATACGAGTTCACGACCGTCTTTCAACTCGATGCAGCTCATCAGGCCATGGCCGACAAAGACCGCACCGGATTGTTCACGGATAAGATCTTCCTGATCACCGAGCAGACCGGACAGAACATTGCCGGATGGCTTGGCGGAGGTAAGGGCCTTGTTGGCCCGGAAAAGGCGTTACTGTCCGAATTTGAAGCTCTGGGCGCCCAAATCTACGATGACTGGGAGGCCAAGAAGGCCGAGTTCTGCAGGTACATCAGCGGTGGGGAGCACAGCGACCCAGGCCGGCTGGGCGAGGATGACTACCGCACGCTCATCGACGGGATGAAGCGCAAGCAGCAGACACTGGCCGGCTCGCTGAACCACGAACCCTAA
- a CDS encoding siphovirus Gp157 family protein: MTTITTNNAPKTTTAKTKESLFAIGESFAALESLIEEHDGELTETIDQWLAEYEAKQSDKIDAYCYLVEKYEEIASEARRLAQRATAYKNKASGLKERLKVYLEHQGTAKVETGRFTVSVGRNGGKLPVELHEGVAPEDLPEAFQKIRVEADKDRLRESLLNEQSELNRLAYVGDRGTHLRIT, encoded by the coding sequence ATGACTACCATAACCACCAACAACGCCCCGAAGACCACCACGGCCAAGACCAAGGAATCGCTGTTTGCCATCGGCGAGTCCTTCGCTGCCCTGGAGTCGCTCATCGAAGAGCATGACGGAGAGTTAACCGAGACGATCGACCAGTGGCTGGCCGAGTATGAGGCCAAACAGTCCGACAAGATCGACGCCTACTGCTATCTGGTCGAAAAGTACGAGGAGATTGCCTCAGAGGCCCGCAGGTTGGCTCAGAGAGCCACGGCCTACAAGAACAAGGCCTCTGGGCTCAAAGAGCGGCTCAAGGTCTATCTGGAGCATCAGGGCACCGCCAAGGTCGAAACAGGTCGGTTCACCGTAAGCGTAGGCCGCAACGGCGGCAAGCTTCCCGTGGAGCTGCATGAAGGCGTCGCCCCGGAGGATCTGCCCGAGGCTTTCCAGAAGATCCGCGTGGAGGCCGACAAGGACCGCCTGCGCGAGTCGCTACTGAATGAGCAGTCCGAGTTGAACCGGCTGGCCTATGTCGGCGACCGGGGCACTCACCTTCGCATCACATAA
- a CDS encoding DUF932 domain-containing protein: protein MELEHFYFPVEEREVALTGNGQPVSGYKAIVSPGNGQDELISVAKDTYKLVPNRQVIEPFLQQVHALQTRWYIDPSHTFAEKNRMRLQITFPDLAMHDGESLIPLSMYLHNSYDMSEGVRVFFGAIRLACSNGMVLGNILGSFYGRHTKGFAFDRLAVAFDDAAERIEAVQSHVRYLQESTLSRDRYQCLEHSLGKKRIAEVLDPQQSLAASQWEAYNRLTYHISHDVDKPRRAELQRKLSGVFEL, encoded by the coding sequence ATGGAACTCGAACACTTCTACTTTCCCGTCGAAGAGCGGGAGGTTGCCCTGACCGGTAACGGCCAGCCCGTATCCGGCTACAAGGCGATCGTCAGCCCCGGCAATGGCCAAGATGAACTCATCTCGGTCGCCAAGGACACCTACAAGCTGGTGCCGAACCGCCAGGTCATTGAGCCGTTTCTGCAGCAGGTGCACGCCCTGCAGACCCGGTGGTACATCGACCCATCGCACACGTTCGCCGAAAAGAACCGGATGCGCCTGCAGATCACCTTTCCGGACCTGGCTATGCATGACGGCGAGTCGCTGATTCCACTGTCGATGTACCTGCATAACAGCTACGATATGAGCGAAGGGGTCCGCGTGTTCTTCGGGGCTATCCGGCTGGCCTGCAGCAACGGCATGGTCCTGGGCAACATTCTGGGCTCGTTCTACGGGCGCCATACCAAGGGATTTGCCTTCGACCGGCTCGCCGTAGCCTTCGACGATGCCGCCGAACGGATCGAGGCTGTCCAAAGCCATGTCCGGTACTTGCAAGAGTCCACCCTGAGCCGGGATCGCTACCAGTGCCTTGAGCATTCGCTCGGCAAAAAGCGCATTGCCGAGGTGCTTGACCCGCAGCAGTCCCTGGCCGCCTCGCAATGGGAGGCCTACAACCGGCTGACCTATCACATCAGCCATGATGTGGACAAGCCACGGCGGGCCGAACTCCAGCGAAAACTCAGCGGCGTATTCGAGCTGTAG
- a CDS encoding JAB domain-containing protein: MTLSPNIDNCAVEHSQLAEVQLKYRSGNPGRQPQINTPEAAVEYLRSIWDRDAMEICEEFVVLILNASKKCLGWCKLSRGGATATVVEPAHVFRVALLANAHSIVVAHNHPSGNTNFSRADINLTKKLVESGKLLDISVEDHIILTATDSVSCRQSGLM; the protein is encoded by the coding sequence ATGACCTTATCACCCAACATCGACAACTGTGCTGTGGAACACTCACAACTGGCCGAAGTCCAGCTCAAGTACCGCTCGGGCAATCCCGGCCGCCAACCACAGATCAACACGCCCGAGGCGGCTGTGGAGTACCTGCGCAGCATCTGGGACCGCGATGCCATGGAAATCTGCGAGGAGTTCGTTGTACTTATTCTCAACGCCTCGAAAAAATGCCTGGGCTGGTGCAAACTCAGCAGAGGCGGGGCGACGGCCACCGTCGTCGAACCGGCCCATGTCTTCCGGGTTGCCCTGCTGGCCAATGCCCACTCCATTGTTGTCGCCCACAACCACCCCTCCGGCAACACCAACTTCTCCCGGGCCGATATAAACCTGACCAAGAAGCTGGTCGAGTCTGGAAAGCTGCTGGACATCTCCGTAGAAGATCACATCATCCTGACCGCCACGGACTCGGTATCCTGCCGCCAAAGCGGGCTGATGTAG
- a CDS encoding DUF3987 domain-containing protein, with translation MNNTNTAGKKADTAENARTAENVTIIREVGEATALPENIYYKLPDGLRQMCFAITNRNQRDVFFLAALSVLSAHMKNIDILHSTGIIHPQLFVMIIAPPASGKGIASKAKKLGEPLQDELYKQAAVENKGLNTASADNKARSDKPWQKAFFIPANSSDRAFFDRLHENSGRGLVIETEIDTLLNAMDKEWGNYSDVLLKGFQHETVSINRKEDCLYIEKPNFSICLTGTPVQFNRMFKNPENGLLSRFGLYTFEGDTEWQSHAPKRVGTSLDTEVRKNAKMFYKIFTELDKLSSPLDFQLSTEYWSSLDSVFKAINNKIRDYGLPDLLLSSNRRAPYHVLRIACALAVYRHFEKGEDIFPGMRVIPENDDIDVGVELSKMFVNHTNQMIGFLPRSNNLSNKSQRYREFYEALPGEFTTREAQEIASELGVPERTCDGWLSNYMADFKNIKHGHYRKRK, from the coding sequence ATGAACAACACTAATACAGCAGGTAAGAAGGCAGATACTGCAGAAAATGCAAGAACTGCAGAAAATGTAACTATTATCCGAGAGGTCGGAGAAGCTACGGCGTTGCCTGAAAACATCTACTACAAGCTACCTGATGGGCTAAGGCAGATGTGCTTTGCAATTACTAACCGTAATCAAAGGGATGTATTCTTCTTGGCGGCCTTGTCTGTATTGTCAGCACATATGAAAAATATAGACATATTACATAGTACCGGTATTATTCATCCGCAGCTGTTTGTAATGATCATTGCACCGCCAGCCTCAGGTAAGGGAATTGCCAGCAAAGCCAAGAAATTAGGCGAACCATTGCAGGATGAGTTGTACAAACAGGCAGCAGTAGAAAACAAAGGTTTGAATACGGCCTCTGCTGATAATAAGGCAAGAAGCGATAAACCCTGGCAGAAGGCTTTTTTCATACCAGCGAACTCTTCTGACAGGGCTTTCTTTGATAGGCTCCATGAAAATTCAGGCAGAGGGCTGGTCATCGAAACTGAAATAGACACTCTTCTGAATGCCATGGATAAAGAATGGGGGAACTACTCTGACGTACTTCTGAAAGGTTTCCAACACGAAACGGTTTCTATTAACAGGAAAGAAGACTGTCTCTACATAGAAAAACCAAATTTTTCTATATGTCTTACGGGAACTCCCGTCCAGTTTAATCGAATGTTCAAAAATCCCGAAAACGGATTACTGTCTCGCTTTGGACTATACACATTCGAGGGAGATACAGAATGGCAATCACATGCACCAAAGCGAGTTGGCACTTCCTTGGATACTGAAGTGAGAAAAAACGCCAAGATGTTCTACAAGATATTCACTGAACTGGACAAATTAAGTTCACCTCTGGATTTTCAGTTAAGTACTGAATATTGGAGCTCTCTTGATTCCGTATTTAAAGCAATTAATAATAAGATTAGGGACTATGGGCTTCCGGATCTTCTGCTAAGCTCAAATCGCAGGGCACCTTACCATGTTCTAAGAATTGCCTGTGCACTGGCTGTATACAGACACTTTGAGAAAGGGGAAGATATATTTCCAGGTATGAGAGTCATTCCTGAAAATGATGATATAGATGTTGGCGTGGAACTGTCAAAAATGTTTGTTAACCATACAAACCAAATGATTGGATTTCTTCCCCGATCGAACAACCTGTCTAATAAAAGTCAAAGGTATCGAGAATTTTATGAGGCACTACCGGGTGAATTTACTACTCGTGAAGCTCAGGAAATTGCAAGCGAGTTAGGAGTCCCAGAACGAACATGTGATGGCTGGCTTTCTAACTACATGGCCGACTTTAAGAACATAAAACACGGTCATTATCGAAAACGCAAGTGA
- a CDS encoding helix-turn-helix domain-containing protein codes for MNAYIPTREDLERFIQKAVEKTVKETIPPAFQKATRKKWLTTDEVMEMLDCSRRHMQHLRDSGQLPYHQHNKTIRYDIDEVEEFLNRGKVSGRCS; via the coding sequence ATGAATGCTTATATCCCTACCCGAGAAGATTTAGAGCGGTTTATTCAAAAGGCCGTAGAAAAAACAGTCAAAGAGACCATTCCGCCTGCCTTTCAGAAAGCCACCCGAAAAAAGTGGCTCACCACAGATGAAGTAATGGAAATGCTGGACTGCTCAAGGAGACACATGCAGCATCTACGTGATTCCGGACAACTCCCTTATCACCAGCATAACAAGACTATTCGATATGACATTGATGAAGTCGAAGAGTTTTTGAATCGTGGTAAGGTAAGCGGGAGGTGCTCATGA
- a CDS encoding site-specific integrase, whose translation MATSIHLYLRKDAKKRNGECPIYLRITDNRKHRYISTGVSVQEKCWNQKREMVRRNHPNPDTLNEKLQQRIKEAQNAETELGRGGKVSAKAIRERIQVGKKGDFFNLADEWYDELVATGKYHQSKTLKVVLKKLESFEGERLLPLSQIDTAYLEKFESYISRTFENKGNTINKTFKIIRRVLKMAMKAYLMREDPFINFKGAKRVKDSEKTKLHIEQIKAIEELNLATGSALWHARNAFLFSFYSGGIRFGDICCLKWENVKNGRLSYNMNKNEKPFSTKLSDYHKAILSEYSGSKDEYIFPFLNSKKKYDLLDLRKAISSRNVIVNKNLKKIVELVNEELEKNDCPELIIEGSVSFHVSRHSFAQHAVESGLDVYELMQTLRHTKIETTQSYLKSLDEKLADKAMSKVF comes from the coding sequence ATGGCGACTTCTATTCATCTTTACCTAAGAAAAGATGCTAAAAAACGCAACGGGGAATGCCCGATATACCTGCGAATAACTGATAACCGAAAGCATCGCTATATAAGTACGGGTGTATCGGTCCAGGAAAAATGCTGGAATCAAAAAAGGGAAATGGTTCGGCGTAATCACCCAAACCCGGATACTCTGAACGAAAAATTACAACAAAGAATCAAAGAAGCTCAAAATGCAGAAACGGAGCTTGGGCGAGGTGGTAAGGTTTCTGCGAAAGCAATTAGAGAGAGGATACAGGTTGGGAAAAAGGGGGATTTCTTTAACCTGGCTGATGAGTGGTATGATGAGTTGGTAGCGACCGGAAAGTATCATCAGTCCAAAACGCTCAAGGTTGTCCTAAAAAAACTTGAAAGCTTTGAGGGGGAGCGTTTGTTGCCTCTGAGCCAGATAGACACCGCTTATCTGGAGAAGTTTGAATCTTACATTTCCCGAACTTTCGAAAATAAGGGTAATACGATCAATAAAACCTTTAAGATAATTCGAAGAGTTCTCAAAATGGCCATGAAGGCCTACCTTATGAGAGAGGATCCTTTTATTAACTTTAAAGGGGCAAAACGAGTCAAGGATAGTGAGAAAACCAAATTGCATATTGAACAAATAAAGGCCATCGAGGAACTAAACCTTGCGACGGGATCAGCCCTTTGGCATGCAAGGAATGCCTTTCTGTTCAGCTTTTATAGTGGCGGGATCAGGTTTGGCGATATTTGTTGTTTAAAGTGGGAAAATGTAAAGAACGGCCGGCTGTCTTACAATATGAATAAAAATGAAAAGCCGTTCAGCACAAAGCTTAGCGACTATCACAAGGCAATTTTATCTGAATACTCAGGATCCAAAGATGAATATATTTTCCCGTTCCTGAACAGCAAAAAGAAATACGATCTATTGGATTTGCGCAAGGCTATCAGTTCTCGGAACGTCATAGTGAATAAAAACTTGAAGAAGATTGTCGAGCTGGTAAATGAAGAGCTGGAGAAAAATGACTGCCCGGAATTAATCATTGAAGGGAGCGTCTCTTTTCATGTTTCCCGTCACAGTTTTGCTCAGCATGCTGTGGAGTCCGGGCTGGATGTTTATGAATTAATGCAGACACTTCGGCATACCAAGATCGAGACTACGCAGAGCTACTTAAAAAGCCTTGATGAAAAACTTGCTGATAAGGCGATGAGTAAAGTTTTTTGA
- a CDS encoding fibrobacter succinogenes major paralogous domain-containing protein has protein sequence MEEIKSGKKMIPLNRFVALLNQQTAQLFYYYVNNCRISLLCLYKYQVTGRPAEGWRFDRWEGDHEGDVYIERFTISSDATVTAVFRDDIETGTVTDIDGNEYKTVVIGDVEWMAENLRVTHYRDGSEIFHAASRAQWRDDTYDGKTKTGKGAYSVQPHEDIEGLDSQEDVMRAYGKLYNGFAVEDSRGLCPDGWEVSSSWPALDRVAARYHDPWQRDEIDIDTMFNSNMLKSRRQIDSPYGEPWSTDEHPRWESHDLHFGIDNYGFNAVPGGMRSFGGRFRFVGESGLWWDNVRSGWDEHQMYYYRLSYNEGLSSGSSYGLYMRKGLSVRCPRDAH, from the coding sequence TTGGAAGAGATCAAATCCGGTAAAAAAATGATACCCTTAAACAGGTTTGTGGCTCTGTTAAATCAGCAGACTGCTCAACTTTTCTATTATTATGTGAATAATTGCCGGATTTCATTACTTTGCCTGTATAAATATCAAGTTACAGGCAGACCGGCCGAAGGCTGGCGATTTGACCGCTGGGAAGGTGATCATGAAGGCGATGTATACATTGAAAGGTTTACCATTTCATCCGATGCAACCGTAACGGCCGTTTTTCGTGACGATATTGAAACCGGAACGGTTACTGATATCGATGGCAATGAATACAAAACCGTCGTCATAGGTGATGTTGAATGGATGGCAGAAAATCTGCGTGTGACACATTACCGGGACGGTTCGGAAATATTTCATGCTGCCAGCCGGGCCCAATGGCGTGACGATACCTACGATGGTAAAACCAAAACTGGTAAAGGTGCGTATTCGGTGCAGCCTCACGAGGATATTGAGGGGCTTGACTCTCAGGAAGACGTGATGCGAGCCTATGGTAAATTGTACAATGGCTTTGCAGTCGAAGACAGTCGTGGATTATGCCCCGATGGATGGGAAGTTTCAAGTAGTTGGCCTGCACTTGACCGGGTTGCGGCAAGATACCACGATCCGTGGCAAAGAGATGAAATCGATATCGATACAATGTTTAACAGCAATATGCTTAAATCACGCAGGCAAATAGACAGCCCCTATGGTGAGCCATGGTCTACTGATGAACATCCCCGCTGGGAATCACACGACCTCCATTTTGGAATTGATAATTATGGCTTTAATGCCGTACCAGGTGGTATGCGAAGTTTTGGTGGCCGTTTCCGATTCGTTGGCGAATCGGGTCTTTGGTGGGATAATGTCCGTAGCGGTTGGGATGAACATCAAATGTATTATTACCGGTTAAGTTACAATGAAGGCTTAAGCTCTGGTAGTTCATATGGTTTGTATATGAGGAAAGGACTTTCTGTTCGCTGTCCGCGTGATGCTCATTAA
- a CDS encoding putative molybdenum carrier protein has product MPDDKSESDMLVKIISGAQTGADRAALDAALELGIPCGGWVPKGRYAEDGEIPERYPDLKETPDAEVEMRTEWNIRDSDATLIVSHGPLEGGSLYTKVKAGELGKPWLHLDLSGLSHDQAVTTARKWLEDVRPAVLNIAGSRASKDSDIYEKTVGLLRTLLPLVR; this is encoded by the coding sequence GTGCCGGATGATAAATCGGAAAGTGATATGCTGGTGAAAATCATTTCAGGAGCACAAACCGGTGCCGACCGTGCCGCACTCGATGCGGCTCTTGAACTCGGGATTCCCTGCGGCGGATGGGTGCCGAAAGGCCGGTATGCCGAAGACGGCGAGATTCCAGAACGCTATCCCGATCTGAAGGAGACACCGGATGCAGAGGTTGAGATGCGCACGGAATGGAACATCCGTGATTCGGATGCCACCCTTATTGTCTCGCACGGACCGCTGGAAGGCGGCTCCCTGTATACCAAAGTCAAGGCCGGAGAGCTGGGCAAACCCTGGCTGCATCTCGATCTTTCCGGTCTGAGTCACGATCAGGCCGTGACAACGGCCCGGAAATGGCTGGAAGATGTGCGTCCGGCTGTTCTGAATATCGCCGGATCGCGTGCATCAAAGGATTCTGACATATATGAGAAAACGGTCGGGCTGCTTCGCACGCTCCTTCCGCTGGTACGCTGA
- a CDS encoding type 1 glutamine amidotransferase domain-containing protein: MKALNKWFFPAFLTLALLLTAGCGEQQVEDMAGEPGELEGKRVAFLITEGFHDGETLFPMGYLINHGAQVTMIGIERGSYTAYNSDVTARVERTIHEVTPEDFDALVIPGGHSPGNLRENEDVIAFVEAFVGTDKPTAAICHGPQVLVTAGVVSGRNLTGVGGISDEITEAGGNFEDTEVLVDGNIITSRVPDDLPAFSRQIAESLMN; this comes from the coding sequence ATGAAAGCATTGAATAAGTGGTTTTTTCCTGCATTTCTCACACTGGCACTGTTACTGACGGCCGGATGCGGCGAGCAGCAAGTCGAAGACATGGCCGGGGAGCCCGGTGAGCTTGAGGGCAAGCGTGTCGCCTTCCTGATTACCGAGGGATTCCATGACGGCGAAACCCTTTTCCCGATGGGATATCTCATCAATCACGGTGCACAGGTCACCATGATCGGTATTGAACGCGGATCCTATACCGCATACAACAGCGATGTCACCGCAAGAGTCGAGCGTACTATCCATGAAGTAACCCCCGAAGACTTTGACGCCCTTGTCATCCCGGGCGGCCACTCACCCGGCAACCTGCGGGAAAATGAAGATGTGATCGCTTTTGTCGAGGCATTTGTCGGGACTGACAAGCCGACAGCGGCCATCTGCCATGGTCCGCAGGTACTGGTTACGGCCGGTGTGGTTTCGGGACGCAATCTCACGGGTGTCGGGGGCATCAGTGATGAAATCACCGAAGCAGGCGGAAACTTTGAGGATACTGAAGTGCTGGTGGACGGCAATATCATCACATCCCGTGTGCCGGATGACCTTCCGGCCTTCAGCCGGCAGATAGCCGAGTCACTGATGAATTAA
- a CDS encoding erythromycin esterase family protein, protein MTIRISNTISIRRLTGILLFGTLLAFVPAGSLAYAGEAEASGLHRMSETSDIERAVAHVRDHGIAVSGVDELDPLIERASDKRLVLLGEASHGTSEYYTWRAGISRRLIEEHGFDFIIVEGDWPLAYHVNLHVKHLEEEPSGSREVLANFHRWPQWMWNNEEVRELIEWMHEYNEDRPEAERSGFYGMDIYAHEEGMDDVLAFLEEHDPDAAGSVSSYYGCFTRHPDMQSYLQSVHQTGDDCSEDLESAHEILEMQFDEYMDADSLHFVRAWQSSRMVVFAERHIRGNLERGPASWNHRVDHFYDAAYNLLDLYGDGARGIVWAHNTHIGDARATDMSRAGMRNIGQIAREELGEDRVYAVGFGTYRGEVLAGRQWEGQMETMQIPDAVEGSYESIMQQAGISPLLMLFDDADDHQALIEPRGNRAVGVVYNPEQDASQNFVNTVMPQRYNAFIFFEETGTLTPVE, encoded by the coding sequence ATGACGATCCGCATCAGTAATACAATATCAATCAGACGTTTAACCGGAATTCTGCTTTTCGGGACCCTCCTGGCTTTTGTACCGGCCGGTTCCCTGGCGTATGCAGGGGAAGCGGAGGCATCCGGACTTCATCGTATGTCGGAAACTTCGGACATCGAACGGGCAGTTGCGCATGTCCGTGACCATGGCATCGCCGTATCAGGCGTGGATGAACTGGATCCACTGATCGAGCGCGCCTCGGATAAGCGGCTGGTGCTGCTGGGGGAAGCTTCGCACGGCACATCCGAATATTATACCTGGCGTGCGGGAATCAGCCGGCGGCTTATCGAAGAGCACGGCTTCGATTTTATCATTGTTGAGGGGGACTGGCCGCTTGCCTATCACGTCAATCTGCATGTAAAGCATCTGGAAGAGGAGCCATCCGGCAGCCGCGAGGTCCTGGCCAACTTCCACCGGTGGCCTCAGTGGATGTGGAACAACGAAGAGGTGCGTGAACTGATTGAGTGGATGCACGAATATAATGAAGACCGGCCCGAGGCTGAGCGTTCCGGTTTCTACGGTATGGATATTTACGCACATGAAGAGGGGATGGATGATGTGCTGGCGTTTCTGGAAGAGCACGATCCCGACGCCGCCGGATCGGTCAGCAGCTACTACGGCTGTTTTACCCGCCACCCCGACATGCAATCCTATTTGCAGTCGGTGCACCAGACCGGCGATGACTGTTCCGAAGACCTTGAATCGGCCCACGAAATTCTTGAAATGCAGTTTGATGAGTATATGGATGCCGATTCCCTCCATTTTGTGCGGGCCTGGCAGAGCTCGCGCATGGTGGTTTTTGCAGAACGGCACATCCGCGGTAATCTTGAACGCGGACCGGCCTCCTGGAACCACCGCGTCGACCATTTTTATGATGCGGCGTATAACCTGCTCGATCTGTACGGAGATGGCGCCCGCGGCATCGTCTGGGCGCACAACACCCATATCGGAGACGCCCGGGCTACCGACATGAGCCGCGCCGGAATGCGGAATATCGGCCAGATTGCCCGGGAAGAGCTCGGGGAAGACCGGGTCTATGCTGTCGGATTCGGAACCTACCGCGGGGAAGTGCTTGCCGGACGCCAGTGGGAGGGGCAGATGGAGACCATGCAGATTCCGGATGCCGTGGAGGGCAGCTACGAATCGATCATGCAGCAGGCCGGTATATCACCGCTGCTGATGCTGTTTGATGATGCCGATGACCACCAGGCGCTCATCGAGCCAAGGGGAAACCGGGCGGTAGGCGTGGTTTACAATCCGGAACAGGATGCATCCCAGAATTTTGTCAATACGGTCATGCCTCAGCGCTACAATGCGTTTATCTTCTTTGAAGAGACCGGCACACTAACACCTGTTGAGTGA
- a CDS encoding STAS domain-containing protein, giving the protein MSTFEISNRTRSDVIIMDIQGELDAHTAPRLEEKLQKLIDEKSVQIVVNGTGLEYISSAGLGVFMAYIEEIRELGGDIKITNLKPKVFNVFDLLGFPTLYDILDTEEDALKRFQQSV; this is encoded by the coding sequence ATGAGCACATTTGAGATCAGCAACCGTACCCGTTCCGATGTCATTATCATGGATATTCAAGGGGAGCTGGATGCCCATACCGCACCCCGGCTTGAAGAAAAACTGCAAAAACTTATTGATGAAAAATCCGTACAAATAGTAGTAAACGGCACCGGACTGGAGTATATCTCCAGCGCGGGGCTGGGCGTGTTCATGGCTTATATCGAGGAAATCCGTGAATTAGGCGGTGATATCAAAATCACCAATTTGAAGCCAAAAGTATTTAATGTTTTTGATCTGCTGGGTTTTCCGACTCTGTACGATATTCTCGATACAGAAGAAGATGCCCTGAAACGATTTCAGCAGTCTGTGTGA